The following proteins come from a genomic window of Malus domestica chromosome 02, GDT2T_hap1:
- the LOC103454240 gene encoding kinesin-like protein KIN-14E: MTMDLHPSMAQSVRTSRSSFSSSNGNENTTPLHSSAAVAFANGDDYDSDSSSLAPQTPRTLSMDIPAELAGAIPLIDRFQVEGFLRLMQKQIQSAGKRGFFTKKSIGPQPRERFTFEDMLCYQKDPIPTSLLKINSDLVSRAMKLFQIILKYMGVDSSDDRVTPASLDERVELVGKMFKQTLKRTELRDELFVQISKQTRNNPDKQYLIKAWELMYLCSSSMPPSKDIGGYLSEYVHNVAHGVNIDSEVQVLAINTLNALKRSVKAGPRHTIPGREEIEALLTGRKLTTIVFFLDETFEEITYDMATTVADAVEELAGVIKLSAPSSFSLFECRKVVTGSKSPDPGNEEYIGLDDNKYIGDLLAELKAAKDRSKGEILHCKLTFKKKLFRESDEAVTDPMFVQLSYVQLQHDYILGNYPVGRDDAAQLSALQILVDIGFLRNPESCTDWNLLLERFLPRQIAITRAKREWEFDILSRYHSMENLTKDDARQQFLRILRQLPYGNSVFFSVRKIDDPIGLLPGKIILGINKRGVHFFRPVPKEYLHSAELRDIMQFGSSNTAVFFKMRVAGVLHIFQFETKQGEEICVALQTHINDVMLRRYSKARPAASGSTNGDLSNNVKPSDGEVYEKRVQHLSKAVEESQRNADQLLEELREKQKQEANMQEELESLKQSLASEKQNLTEVRCDHDRLRLLCDEKDMALQAALLEKKSVEARLQNLGNQLAEKNNKTQQVGGNNHALQKLEDEIKLRVEELLAKEKTIRRLSDEKISLEQRLSGLKKTKSVEIDSVEKKFEQERRALKLQVFELEKKLEGVNQELAGLKSTLATKNSEVAELQSSLKELEELREMKEDIDRKNEQTAAILRMQGAQLAEMEALYKEEQLLRKRYFNTIEDMKGKIRVFCRLRPLSEKEITEKERDTVKSVDEFTIEHPWKDDKLKQHMYDRVFDGNATQEDVFEDTRYLVQSAVDGYNVCIFAYGQTGSGKTYTIYGSETNPGLTPRATAELFKILRRENNKFSFSLKAYMLELYQDTLVDLLLPKNGKRLKLEIKKDSKGMVSVENVTVLSISSHDELKSVIQRGSERRHTAGTQMNDESSRSHLIVSVVIESTNLQTQSVARGKLSFVDLAGSERIKKSGSSGSQLKEAQSINKSLSALGDVISSLSSGGQHIPYRNHKLTMLMSDSLGGNAKTLMFVNVSPAESNVDETYNSLMYASRVRSIVNDPSKNVSSKEIMRLKKLVAYWKEQAGKREDDEDLEEIQDERPVKDRDGRHSM, encoded by the exons ATGACAATGGACCTGCACCCGTCAATGGCGCAAAGTGTGAGAACAAGTAGGTCTTCTTTTAGCTCTAGCAATGGCAATGAGAATACAACTCCTTTACACAGCTCTGCTGCTGTTGCATTTGCAAATGGGGATGATTATGACAGTGACAGCTCCAGCTTGGCACCGCA AACACCAAGGACCTTGTCCATGGACATCCCAGCAGAACTTGCTGGTGCAATACCCTTGATTGATAGATTTCAG GTAGAAGGATTTTTGAGGTTGATGCAGAAACAGATTCAGTCTGCTGGAAAACGTGGATTCTTTACAAAAAAATCCATTGGTCCTCAACCCCGAGAGAGGTTCACTTTTGAGGATATGCTGTGCTACCAAAAG GATCCAATACCTACGTCATTACTGAAAATCAATAGTGACCTGGTAAGCCGGGCAATGAAACTGTTCCAAATCATTTTGAAGTACATGGGAGTTGATTCATCTGATGATCGAGTTACTCCAGCAAGCTTAGATGAACGGGTAGAGCTTGTTGGAAAGATGTTTAAGCAAACCTTGAAGCGGACAGAGCTTCGGGATGAGCTTTTTGTTCAGATttcaaaacaaacaagaaaTAATCCCGATAA GCAATATTTGATCAAAGCATGGGAATTAATGTATCTGTGTTCATCCTCTATGCCTCCGAGCAAGGACATTGGGGGGTATTTGTCCGAGTATGTCCACAATGTAGCACATGGTGTGAATATTGACTCTGAGGTTCAAGTCCTAGCAATTAATACATTAAATGCTTTAAAGCGTTCTGTAAAGGCTGGTCCTAGACATACAATACCAGGCCGCGAAGAGATTGAAGCGCTTTTAACTGGTCGAAAGCTAACAACAATTGTGTTTTTCTTGGATGAAACCTTTGAAGAAATCACATATGATATGGCAACAACAGTGGCTGATGCTGTTGAG GAACTTGCAGGGGTAATTAAACTCTCAGCTCCTTCTAGCTTCAGTCTGTTTGAATGCCGTAAAGTTGTAACTGGCTCAAAATCACCTGATCCTGGAAATg AGGAGTATATTGGGTTAGATGACAACAAGTACATAGGGGATCTATTAGCAGAACTCAAGGCCGCAAAGGATCGAAGTAAAGGAGAAATATTGCATTGCAAGCTGACATTTAAGAAAAAGCTGTTTCGGGAGTCGGATGAAGCTGTCACTGATCCAATGTTTGTGCAGTTGTCCTATGTTCAG TTGCAACATGATTATATACTGGGAAATTATCCTGTCGGAAGAGATGATGCTGCCCAGCTGTCTGCATTGCAAATCTTGGTTGACATCGGATTTCTGCGCAATCCTGAATCATGCAC TGACTGGAATTTGCTTTTGGAACGCTTCCTACCCAGACAAATCGCAATCACACGAGCAAAACGAGAGTGGGAGTTTGATATTCTTTCTCGTTACCATTCAATG gaaaatttgacaaaagatgATGCAAGACAACAATTTTTGAGAATACTGAGACAACTTCCTTACGGGAATTCAGTCTTCTTCAGTGTTCGCAAGATTGATGATCCCATTGGACTTCTTCCAGGGAAAATTATTTTGGGCATTAACAAAAGAGGG GTTCATTTTTTCCGTCCAGTTCCAAAGGAATATCTACATTCAGCTGAGCTAAGAGACATCATGCAATTTGGTAGTAGCAACACTGCTGTTTTCTTTAAGATGAGAGTTGCAGGTGTTCTTCACATTTTCCAGTTTGAAACAAAGCAG GGTGAAGAAATTTGTGTTGCTCTTCAAACACACATAAATGATGTCATGTTGAGGCGCTATTCTAAAGCTCGGCCTGCTGCTAGTGGTTCAACAAACGGAGATCTTTCTAACAATGTTAAGCCCTCTGATGGTGAAGTTTATGAAAAACGTGTACAGCATTTGTCAAAAGCTGTTGAAGAGTCTCAGAGGAATGCTGATCAA TTGCTGGAAGAATTGCGTGAAAAGCAAAAACAAGAAGCAAACATGCAAGAAGAATTAGAAAGTTTGAAGCAATCCTTGGCATCTGAGAAGCAAAACCTGACAGAAGTTAGATGTGATCATGATAGGCTTAGATTATTGTGTGATGAAAAGGATATGGCACTTCAG GCTGCACTACTAGAGAAAAAAAGCGTGGAAGCAAGGCTGCAAAACTTGGGTAATCAATTGGCAgagaaaaataacaaaacacAGCAAGTTGGTGGAAATAACCAC GCATTGCAGAAGCTCGAAGACGAAATAAAGCTTCGTGTTGAGGAGTTgttagcaaaagaaaaaactatAAGGAGACTATCTGATGAAAAAATATCATTGGAGCAAAGACTTTCTGGGCTCAAAAAGACTAAATCTGTTGAG ATTGATTCTGTTGAGAAAAAATTTGAGCAAGAGCGTAGAGCGTTAAAGCTTCAAGTGTTTGAACTTGAAAAGAAGCTTGAAGGAGTTAACCAAGAATTAGCAGGTCTTAAGTCAACTCTTGCCACCAAAAACTCTGAGGTTGCTGAATTACAAAGTAGCTTAAAGGAATTGGAGGAACTGAGAGAAATGAAAGAG GACATTGATAGAAAGAACGAGCAAACTGCTGCCATCTTGAGGATGCAAGGAGCTCAGCTAGCTGAGATGGAAGCGCTTTACAAGGAAGAACAACTTTTGAGGAAGCGATATTTTAATACTATAGAAG aTATGAAAGGCAAGATTAGAGTCTTCTGTCGATTAAGACCTTTGAGTGAAAAAGAAATTACAGAAAAGGAAAGAGATACAGTTAAAAGTGTAGATGAGTTCACAATTGAACATCCATGGAAAGATGACAAACTGAAACAACATATGTATGATCGTGTATTTGATGGTAATGCCACCCAAGAGGATGTCTTTGAAGATACCAGG TATTTGGTACAATCTGCAGTTGATGGGTATAATGTGTGCATATTTGCATATGGGCAAACCGGTTCCGGAAAGACATATACCATATACGGTTCAGAAACTAATCCTGGACTTACTCCACGAGCTACTGCAGAGCTGTTTAAAATATTGAGGCGAGAGAACAACAAATTCTCATTTTCGTTAAAG GCATACATGTTGGAGTTGTATCAAGATACACTTGTAGACCTTCTCTTACCGAAAAATGGCAAGCGTTTGAAATTGGAGATCAAGAAAGATTCAAAG GGTATGGTCTCGGTTGAGAATGTAACAGTTCTCTCAATTTCATCACATGACGAACTGAAAAGTGTCATTCAAAGAGGTTCTGAACGAAGGCATACTGCTGGAACTCAGATGAACGATGAAAGTTCAAGATCACACCTCATAGTTTCTGTCGTCATCGAAAGTACCAACCTTCAAACCCAATCTGTTGCAAGAGGAAAG CTAAGTTTTGTGGATCTTGCTGGTTCGGAAAGAATAAAGAAGTCGGGCTCTTCAGGTAGTCAACTTAAAGAAGCGCAAAGCATCAACAAATCGCTTTCAGCACTTGGGGATGTTATTAGTTCTTTATCTTCCGGTGGTCAACACATACCGTACAGGAACCATAAGTTAACGATGCTTATGAGTGATTCACTTGGTGGCAACGCCAAGACGCTTATGTTTGTAAACGTTTCTCCTGCTGAATCAAATGTGGACGAGACGTACAATTCTCTAAT GTATGCATCAAGAGTTCGATCAATCGTGAATGATCCAAGCAAAAACGTTTCTTCAAAAGAAATCATGCGGCTGAAGAAGTTGGTTGCATATTGGAAAGAACAAGCAGGCAAGAGAGAAGACGAcgaagatttggaagaaattCAGGATGAGCGACCTGTGAAAGATAGAGATGGCCGCCATTCCATGTAA